The following are encoded in a window of Neomicrococcus lactis genomic DNA:
- the pstC gene encoding phosphate ABC transporter permease subunit PstC, whose product MTETTTSNALFDKSSSAGRAGDKVFSSFALAAGIIILTVLALVAAFLVSESIPALTAGEGELSGDQKSFWTYVLPLMGGTLIASAIALLLATPVAVGVALFISHYAPRKLSQTIGYVIDLLAAIPSVVYGAWGMATLGPLMVPLFKWLETYAGWIPLFSGPASSTGRTILTAGVVLSVMVLPIITSMCREIFVQTPKLHEEAALALGATRWEMVKMSVFPFARAGIISAIMLGLGRALGETMAVTLVLSPGAFTWNIIGSGNQTIPSEIALNFPEAFGMRQSELIAAGLVLFVITLAVNMIARWIVNRHKEFSGAN is encoded by the coding sequence GTGACAGAGACCACCACGTCAAACGCACTGTTTGACAAGAGTTCATCCGCTGGCCGGGCTGGAGATAAGGTCTTCTCCTCATTCGCCCTGGCAGCCGGAATCATCATTTTGACCGTTTTGGCCTTGGTCGCCGCCTTCTTGGTGTCCGAGTCCATCCCAGCGCTAACCGCAGGAGAGGGAGAACTCTCCGGCGACCAGAAGAGCTTCTGGACTTACGTTTTGCCGCTCATGGGCGGCACCTTGATTGCTTCGGCAATCGCATTGTTGCTCGCGACGCCAGTGGCAGTCGGAGTGGCACTCTTTATCTCGCACTACGCACCACGCAAGTTGTCGCAGACCATTGGCTACGTCATTGACTTGCTGGCTGCCATTCCTTCCGTCGTCTACGGCGCATGGGGTATGGCAACGCTTGGCCCGCTGATGGTTCCGCTCTTCAAGTGGCTGGAAACCTATGCAGGATGGATTCCGTTGTTCTCCGGACCAGCGTCCTCTACGGGCCGTACTATTTTGACCGCCGGTGTCGTCTTGTCCGTGATGGTGCTTCCGATCATCACCTCGATGTGCCGCGAAATCTTCGTCCAGACGCCAAAGCTGCACGAAGAAGCAGCGCTGGCTTTGGGCGCTACGCGCTGGGAAATGGTGAAGATGTCGGTCTTCCCATTCGCCCGTGCAGGCATCATCTCCGCCATCATGCTGGGACTTGGCCGTGCACTCGGCGAGACCATGGCTGTCACCTTGGTGCTTTCGCCAGGTGCCTTTACGTGGAACATCATCGGTTCGGGCAACCAAACCATCCCATCTGAAATTGCGCTGAACTTCCCAGAAGCATTCGGTATGCGCCAGAGTGAGCTCATCGCGGCAGGCCTCGTGCTCTTCGTCATCACTCTCGCAGTGAACATGATTGCTCGCTGGATTGTTAACCGCCACAAGGAATTCTCGGGGGCAAACTAA